The following nucleotide sequence is from Psychroflexus torquis ATCC 700755.
TGGCCAATATTTAGAAGTGACTAAGCAAGGCCAAGACCTCTATGTAGGTGGCGTCAAAATTATTACCTCCGTAGATGTAAGCAATGGCTGGGTGCATATTATCGAAGATGTATTATTACCAAAAAACTAATTTTAAAACAAGTTAAACAATGAAAACAATTCAAAAACTTTTACTAGGTCTAGGTGCAGGACTACTGCTTATAGGTTGTGGTAATAATTCAAAATCGGACTCTGGTGCTATGGCATCATCTAATGCAGAAAAAGTATATATTGCTCCAGGTGAGCACGACGAATTTTATGCCTTCATGTCGGGAGGATATTCCGGAAACTTGACAGTTTACGGTTTACCAAGCGGAAGAATGTTTAAAGAAATACCCGTTTTTTCTCAATTTCCTACCAACGGATATGGATATTCTGAAGAAACCAAAGCTATGCTTAATACTTCTTATGGCTTTGTGCCTTGGGGTGATTCTCACCACCCAGATATTTCCCAAACAAACGGAAAATTGGATGGTCGATGGATTTTCATAAATGAGAACAATACACCTCGTATTGCTAGAATAAGCTTAGAGACTTTCGAAACCGAAGAGATTATCGAAATTCCTAACTCTGCTGGAAATCACGCCTCATCGTATGTGACTGAAAATACAGAATATGTTGTAGCAGGGACTCGTTTTGCTGTTCCAAATCCTCAGAAAGACATGCCTATCGATGAGATGAAAGGTGAATTTAAAGGCCCTTTAACCTTTATTAAGGTTGATCCAGAACACGGACACATGGAAATTGATTTCCAAATAAATATGCCTGGCTTCAATTACGATTTATCACATCCTGGTCGTGACAAATCTCATGGATGGTTTTTCTTCACCTCTTATAATACTGAAGAAGCACATTCTATGCTAGAAGTGAATGCTTCACAAAACGATAAAGATTTTATCGCCGCTGTAAATTGGATGAAAATTAAAGAATATGTTGAGAATGGTGGTGGAACTGAAGTGGCTGGTACTTATGCACATAACATTTACGATGAATCAACCATGATGGCCACCACAGAAATGAAAGAAGGCGTAACTTCAGTTGATCCGCGTGATGTTCCAGGTGCTGTCTATTACATGCCAGTTCCAAAATCACCTCACGGTATAGATGTTAACCCAACAGGCGAATACATCATTGGAAATGGAAAACTATCTACACAGTTAAGTGTTTATTCATTTGCGAAAATTGAGGAAGCCATCAAAAATAAAGACTTTGACGGTGATGCCTATGGTATCCCAATCTTAAAATTTGAATCTGTTCTTGAAGGTGTTGTAGATAGTGGTGGTTTAGGCCCATTGCATACTGAATTTGATGGAAAAGGCTACGGTTACACTAGCTTCTTTATTTCTTCTGAAGTTGTAAAATGGGAAGTAGGGACTTGGAAAGTAGTAGATAGACAACCTTCTTTCTACTCGGTAGGTCATTTAACTATTCCCGGTGGTAACTCAAGAGAACCTTTTGGTAAGTATATGTTTAGTATGAATAAAATCACAAAGGACAGATATTTACCAACAGGTCCAGAATTGGAGCATTCAGCTCAGTTATATGATATTTCTGGCGATAAAATGCAGTTATTACTAGATTTCCCAACACACGGTGAACCTCACTATGCAGCTGCGATTCCTGCCGATTTAATAAAATCTAAATCTAAAAAATACTACGATTTAGAAGAAAACAATCACAAGTACGCTGCTAAAAATGAATCTGAGGGACGTGTAGAACGCAAGGGAAATGAAGTTCATATTTATACTACAACAGTTAGAAGTCACTTTTCACCCGATAATATTGAAGGAGTTAAAGTTGGCGACAAGGTATATTTCCACGTTACTAACTTAGAGCAAGATTTTGATGTTCCTCACGGATTTGCAATGATTGGAGCTAACACTTCAGAAATTTTGGTCATGCCTGGACAAACTAAAACCATTATTTGGGAACCTAAACGGGAAGGTGTTTGGCCATTCTATTGTACAGACTTCTGTTCTGCCCTTCACCAAGAAATGCAAGGTTACGTAAGAGTTTCTGCTAAAAATAGCGATACTAAATTGCGTTGGTCACTAGACGACGAATGGAAAGAGTAACGAGTTAATTTTAATGTTTTGGTTTTGATTACTCAATTTGGGGCGAGTAGAATCTCTGCTCGTCCCTTTTTCAATTAAAAATTTAAATTATGAAAACGGCAAGTATCACTATGATTATAGGTTCTGCCCTTCTGTTGGGATTGTTTTTGTTTCCGCTTTGGAGTATCACTTTAGAAGCCCCTCAATATCCAAGTGGCATTGGAATGTACATTAACCTTGATGGACTTGAAGGACATGAAAAACACGACATTCAAAATATAGATGGACTTAACCATTATATTGGCATGCGTAAACTGCCTAAACAAGATGAAATGTGGGAATTTTCTGTATTTCCTAAAGTCATTGGCGGAATGGCCATTTTAGGAATTCTCATTGGCCTTTTGGGCTTATTTAAAAAAGTATCTTATAAATGGTTTTTAGGCTGGCTTGTTTTAATGACTGTTTTGGGTGTTATGGGCATATTTGATTTTAATGCTTGGATGACAGATTACGGTACCCATCTAGATCCGAAAGCCATCATGAAAATGACTGATGCAGATGGGAACCCTTTAAGCTACAAACCTCCATTATTTGGCTCTAGAGATATTTTGAACTTTACTGCTCATTCCTATCCTGCTATAGGAGCCATATTAATGGGGATTGGCATGTTTCTTACCTTTATTGCTTACATCATAGGACTTAAAAAGACCAATTAGTATGAATAAATACATCATTTTAACATTCATTTTTATATCAATAACAGCCTGCGATAAATCGGCTAAACCTATTAATTATGGCGAAGACCAATGCGATTTTTGTAGCATGGGTATCGTTCAAAAAACACATGCTGCTCAATTGGTAACTGAAAAAGGAAAGCAACATAAATTTGATGCTATTGAATGCATGGTGAATTTTGTTAAAGACAAATCAGGAAAATTTAATAATGCAACTTTATTGGTTGTCAATTACAACCAACCTGGGAAAATGATTCTCGCAGAAAGCGCATCTTATCTAATAAGTAAAAATTTACCTAGTCCAATGGGCGCCTATTTAACTGCCTTTGCATCGGTATCTGATGCTGAAGCTGCCCAAGAAAAACTGAAGGGTGAGATTTACCAATGGGATAATCTAAAAAAAGTCATCAAAAAGGATATTCATAAAATTCACTAAAATGAAATTTAGCTTATTTATATTCTGTTTTATCTCAGCATTAAATTATGCCCCTGCACAAAACAGAACTATAGAGGTTTGTGCTAAAGATTGTGAATTTTCTTCTATTCAAAAAGCGGTTAACCAAGCTCAAGCTAACGATTCTATTTTCATTCAAAAAGGAATTTATAAGGAGCATAATATTTTTATCAACAAAAAGTCTCTTCATCTTTATGGAGAAGAAGGCAGTGTAATAGATAGCGAATACAAGGGATATGGCTTCAAGGTTGAAGCTACAGATTTTAGCATTACAGATTTAACAATTAAAAATATTGAAGTAAGTTACACGTCAGACTATGCCGCTATTTACCTCTTTAGATGTTTCGATTTTAAACTAAAAAACATCACCTTAAGAAACGCATTTTTCGGATTCTTAATTGAAAAGTCTAGAAACGGTTTCGTGCTTCAAAATGATATTTCTGGAACTGGTGATTCTGAAGCTAGCTCTGGAAATGCTATTCATCTTTGGGATTCAAAAGAAATTGAAGTGCGAGATAACCATGTCTATAACATGCGCGATGGCATATACATCGAATTTGGAAGCAATAACATTTTTGATAATAACGATAGCCACGATAATATGCGCTATGGTTTGCACTTTATGTTCTCCAATGATAATCGCTATAGCAATAATAGTTTCAGGAATAATAGTGCTGGTGTTGCTGTCATGTTTTCTAAGCGCATTGTAATGTATAATAATGTATTTAAAAAGAATTGGGGCACGGCATCTTACGGATTATTACTGAAAGAAATAAACGATGCCGAGATTTATAACAACACTTTTGAAGATAATACGGTAGGTATTACCACCGATGGTTCTACCCGAATAACGTATCGAGAAAATGATTTCATCAACAATGGTTACGCCGTAATATTTATAGGCGGTAGCTATCAAAACAATTTTATAAAAAATAATTTTCTCTACAATAATTTCGATTTGAGCTATTCTGGAGGCTTAAACGATAATAGTTTTGATAATAATTTTTGGAGCGATTACACGGGGTATGATCTGGATAAAGACGGGTACGGCGATGTCCCTTACCGGCCTGTGAAATTATTCAGTTATCTGGTGAATAATACTCCAGAAAGCATCATTTTATTGAGAAGTTTATTTATTGACATCATCAATTTTTCAGAAAAAGTAACCCCCATTTTCACTCCAGAAAATCTCACAGATCAAAACCCTTTAATGCGAAAAGTACAATGGTAGAATTTAAGGATATTCATAAAAGATTTGATAAAAACGATGTGCTTACTGGCATCCATCTAAGTATTCAAAAAGGTAAAACTACAGCAATTCTTGGCCCAAATGGTTCTGGAAAAACCACCTTAATTAAAATATTATTGGGAATGAGTCATGCCAATAAAGGTGAAGTTTTTGTAGACGAATCAAATATCAAAAATAATTGGTCGTATAGAAAATATATCGACTACCTACCGCAAATAGCCAACTTCCCTGGTAATATAAAAGTGAAAGAAATCATAGCGATGATCAAGGACTTGAGAAGTCAGCCAACTCGTGATGAAGAGTTAATCGAATATTTTGAGCTAACTCCCTACCTCAACATTAAACTCAGTCACCTTTCTGGAGGTTACAAACAGAAAGTGAATCTCGTTCTCAGTCTTATGTTTGACAGTCCTTTTATCATTTTAGATGAACCTACATCTGGTTTGGATCCAGTTTCTTTAATCAAATTGAAAGAGTTACTCAAAAAAGAACAAGCTAGTGGAAAAACCATTTTAATTACTTCTCACATCATGAGTTTTGTGGAAGAAATCTCAGACCATATCAGTTTTATTTTAGATGGGAAAGTTTACTTTGATGGAAGCATCAAGGAGCTAAAATCGACTACAGATGAAACCCATTTTGAGTATGCTATTGCTAACTTATTAAAAAACCATCATGCTTAAAATCTTAAAATACAGTTTTTTTGACTTGGTAAGAAGCCGCTGGAGTTATGTATATTTCTTATTCTACTTGCTTCTAAGTTCAGTGTTATTATTTTTGAACAACAATATATCGAACGCCATAATTACACTATTAAATGTCGTTATTGTTCTAGTACCACTTATCGGGACTATTTTTGGGGTGATGTATTACTACGATTCACAGGAATTTACTCAACTCCTTCTGGCACAGCCCATAAAGCGAAAATCTATCTTTATGGGACAATTCCTAGGGGTAGCTACCTCACTATCACTAAGCGTATTGCTAGGTTTGGGTATTCCTTTTGCCTTGTATGGCTTATTTCAATCCAACGTTATTTTCGACTTTTTGATTCTGATAGTTGTTGCTGTTTTTTTAAGTTTCATCTTTAGCGCTTTAGCCTTCAATATTGCATTATCGAATACCAACAAAATCAAAGGTTTTGGGTATGCCATCTTGCTTTGGTTGTTTCTCGCCGTTATTTATGACGGTGCTTTTCTCATTGCCTTGATCTATTTTCAAGAATATCCATTAGACAAGTTTACCTTAATTGCAACACTGTTTAACCCAATTGATTTATCAAGAATATTAATTCTTTTAAAACTTGATATCTCTGCTTTGCTAGGCTATACAGGGGCTATTTTTAAAGACTTTTTCGGGACTTTGTTTGGAAGTTTAGTATCCTTAGGTGTTTTAGTCATATGGGTGGTTTTACCGCTATGGCGAATGGTTAGACTAGCAAAACGAAAAGATTTTTAAAAAGGTTATGAACTTGATTCAAATCATAAACCAAAACTTTTTAAGGAGGTAATTTTAATGTAAATTAAATATAAATTATCATGGTTTCAATTAAGGATAAAACAGTAGCTGAATTAGTAAGTGAAAATATCAATACTGCTCATGTGTTCAAAAAACACGGCATCGATTTTTGCTGTGGTGGCGGTATAAGCATCAGCAGAGCTTGCAAAAAAAACCAAGTTAAACTTGATGTCTTATTAAATGATCTTCAAAATCTGGAAGATAAGGGCAGGACGTATGATTATAAAAAATGGAATTTGCATTTTCTAGCACAACATATTCAAAATGTACATCACAGTTATGTAGAAGACAGCATACCACTACTTATACAGTATTCCAACAAAGTTGCTAGTGTGCATAGTAAAACCAATCCTGAATTAATTCAGATAAAAAAATTGTTTGCTGAAGTAGCTAACGAGCTAAGCCAGCACTTAAGAAAAGAAGAGTTAATTCTATTTCCTTTTATTGCAAAAATGGAGGCTGCGTTTAAAAAGGGTGAAAAAGTGGAAAGACCACATTTTGGAACCATAGAAAATCCTATTGCAATGATGGAAGATGAACATGAAGCAGCAGGAGATAAATTTAAAGAAATCGCAGATTTAACCAATAATTACACATTACCACCACATGCCTGCAATACTTACAAAGCTTTATATCATAAGCTCGAAGAGTTTGAAAATGATTTGCATTTGCATATACATTTAGAAAATAATATCCTTTTTCCAAAAGCTTTAGCTATGGAAAAAGAAACCCTTTCATAGTTTTTTTGATTGATGATGACCCTAAAACAGCATTTTATAAATAGTCTTTTCTACTTTCTTATAACAGCTGTTTTAGGGTTTTTTCTTAGACTGGAAGCGACAGCATTTAGTGTTGACATTCCTACACAGTATCGTTTTATTGTCCACACACACTCACATATCGCCTTACTTGGCTGGGTGTATTTAGCTCTAAGCAGTTTTATCGTGTATTTTTTTGTTGAAAAATCTAACATCAATAAATATTACAAAAAAGTTTTTTGGGCAACACAAGCTTGCCTTATTGGTATGCTTATCTTTTTTCCTATTCAAGGTTATGCGTTGTTTTCTATTATTTTCTCAAGCCTTTTTCTGTTATACCAAATCAAATTTATAATGTCGTATAAATAAATTGAATTATTTTTTGATTGATTGCAGTTAAAAATAATTAGCATAGCCTTAGTTACGGTAATTATTTTTGATAAAAAGTAAGCGAAAAAGAAACGATTTATTGCGACATTATAGGTTTAATTTGGTATTAGTTAGTTATATGTTTTTTGGGTTTATTCTAAAACACACAAAAACACAATTGAAATTAAAAAAATCCTTTTTGCTTATCAAATATGCACTGTTGTATATGGTGATCTCATCGCTTGGACCCTGGGCGTTAGGGGTCATCATGACAACTCTGGGAAGCGAATCGGTATGGTATAGATTAGCGATCTATTTTTACTTACACGTTCAGTATAATGCTTGGTTTGTACTTGCCGCCATAGGGTTAATGGTGTTTTTGCTGGAACAATCTAAAGTAAAAATTGAAAACAGAGCATTCTCAAAATTCATAGTACTATTCAATATTGGAATTATAGGTACATTTTTCCTATCCTGTCTCTGGACAAACTCACATTGGTCTTTGTATTTGCTGAGTAATTTGGGAAGTTTAGCTTTATGGATAAGTTTATACTATTTGTGGAATTCCATAAAAAGTGAGTTTAGCCCATTTTTTCTAACACTGAGTAATCAATCCCGGTTTATACTCCAATTCTTAGTCTTAGTTTTCCTGCTGAAGTTACTTATGCAAACATTAAGCGGCATACCTTACATAAATGAAATTGCTACATCTAACTTAGACGTAGTCATTGGATATTTACATTGGTTTTTCTTAGGCTTCATAAGTTTATTTTTATTGTTTTTAGCCTCTTATTTGCAATGAATCAAGCTTTCTAATTTCAATTTAGCCCTATATCTCCTAGCTTTTATTTCAACTGAATTTTTTATTTTTTATCGTGCTGCAACCGTGGTCTTACAATGGGCATTTTTACCAAGTTTGAATTTATATTTAGCCGTCGCTTCTTTATTATTCAGCATTTCAATTGTTGGAATAAGCTTACAGTCCATTTTTACACATCAAAGTAAAAACCTCCAGCTTTAAGACCAAAATGGCTTTTGCCACAGGGCACAGCTTTCTTGACGTTTGTGTATTTTCTCGTAAATAGCAAGTTGTTGTTCGCTCAATGTACTTTGTATTAAGTTAAACAACTCCCGCTCTTCCAAACGAATATGCTTTTGAAGTAATTCATAAATTCTTTTGAAATCTGCATGGGTTTTTTGCTGAATTTGAAAAAGCACCTTTAAGTCTTGATGTTGAACTATTGCATCTCTCACTAATTCGTACTCGCCCTTAAGCATTGGAAATAGGCGTTCTTCTTCTAACTGAAAATGTGGCAGCAAATGATTTTCCCAAAACCAAGTGGCATACTCTTCCATAGATTGAAGGTCGGCTCTCTTAGCTACTCCTTTTTGCAAACGCAGAGCAAAAATAAGTCCATCGTGATGCTCACGACTCAAATTTCGTAGGGCTTTATGGCGTTTTATTGGTGGGTTGGACATGGTTAAAAAACTCTTCAGCAAATTTAACCACTTCTGTTAACATATAGTATTTCTATCCATATAAATATTCATAAAAATATGTGAAGCCATTTTTCTAGCATTGTTCTTTGCTCGATCGGCTAATTCACCTTCAAAGTATTGATCTATAGTTTCGAACCAAAGATTTAACCAAATACCGAAATGTTTTTGCTCAATACTTCCATTAAAGTGTTTGTCTACACGTTGGTGTGCCAATTTGGGATTTCCCTTATATTTTTGTTTAAAAAACAAATTCGTTTCCCAGAAATCGGTTAACTTTTCAAGATGATCATCCCAATCTAAAATGCTTTCATTAAAAAAATGACCTATATCTTTATTCTGACGAATTTTTTCATAAAAATGATGTACTAGTTTGGATACGTCTTCTCTTGTTTTTAAGTCATGTTTCATTAGAAAGAAATGTAATAAGCAATTGTAAATACGCTTGATAAAACACTAATTACCTGAAGAAGAAAAGCCATCTTTGGTTTAAAACCAACTAAAATAACTGCATTATAAATCATACAAATAATTACAATCCAACTCAAGTGAACAACATGGAATATCGTGTTTCCATCATTTAGAATAATCATTGCGACGATAGAACCCAAGCAACTTGAAGCAATAATCCCCAATACAGAATTAGCCAGGTAATACTTTTTAAAATCATCAGATAAACTCTTAACTAGATCCATTGTGTTATATTTTTATGTTACCGAAAAATACAAGTATGTATGACCACCGTTTATGATTTGAATCAATTCAAAATTATTGCAACTCATCTTATACCAAATTATATTTATAATGCCGTATTAATAAATTGAATTATTTTTTGATTGATTGAAATCAAAAATAACTAGCATAGCCTTAGCTACGGTAATTATTTTTGATGAAAAGCAGGCGAAAAAGAAACGATTTATTGCGACATTATTGGTCTAATTTGGTATTACACCATATTAGCATTCAAATGTCGTATAAAATCAGTTTCTTTTTCACTTACTAATCGTCATAAAATAGAACCGTAACTAGTGCTATGCTTATATTTTTTTCCTCAACTAACTAAAAAACCTGTGCTGAGCTACGTCGTAGTATAATTCAAATTTTTAATGAAACATTTAAAAACTAAATTGGTATTACCTCAAAATCTTCCGTGCTTTAATTTGTATTTTACCTTTTTTTTCCAAAGCCTTACAGGCACGAATAACAGTTTCTACGCGTAATCCAGTGAGATCGGCAATTTGCTGGCGAGTTAAATCGACTTCTAAAACATCCTTAGGATCTAGTTTATGAATATGCGTCTTAGTATAATCCAGCAACCTTACAATGCGATGCTCGGGATCTTGTGAGGAAATCTCAGAAGCCATAATTGCTTTGTAGTACAAGCGCGACGCCAATACTTCAGAAATTTTAAAATGCGCTTCTGGGTGTTTATTTAGCAAATCAAAAAAATCATCTTTTGGCAAACGAAAAATCTCTACATCTGTAATAGTTTCTGCTCCTGCTGGATAGCCCACATCCGCAAATAAGGGCGGTTCTCCAAAACTTTGATCTGGGTAAAAAATCCCTTGAATAAATTCTTTGCCGTCTCTATTAAAGTTATTCATCTTCACTTCACCCGTTTTGATTTGATAATAAAACTGAGCTTTACTTCGTAATTGAAAATAACATTACCTCTTTCAATTTTGAGAATTTCTGCCTTAAATTGGATCAATAATTTGGGATCTATCATAAAACTAATTTATAAACTTAAAGATGTGAATTTTCGTGAAAACTAAATGTGTTAGAATCAGAATTTTTTTTATAAATCTATCGGGAATGTGATTTAAGTCACAATTCAAAGCAAGCATTCTCGCTATTTTTGTAAAGTGAAAGATATCAAATTAAATATAGCTCTTATATTAAGCCTCGTGGTGCTTTTATTCACTGTGAAGTCTGCGTTTTGGATATCGTATTATATCGCCTTCACCGATAATTTTATAGAGAATTATTGTGAAAATGTGGACCGCCCTGAGCTGGAATGTGATGGAAAATGCTTTTTGAGTGACGTCCTAGATAACAAACAAACCGACACCCCCAAGAATGCTTCTATTTTTCTTGAAAGCGAACTTATTTTCACAACTCTATGTTCTGAAACTGATACCTTTATAAGTTTTTCTATCGCCGAGGTAGAACACTCTTTTTTGTATACCTCTCATTATAAATTTCAATTCTTAAACAAAAATTTTAAGCCACCTATACGTTCCGTTTGACTCCAGTTTTATTTAAAACAAATTAGTTAGACATTTTAAAGGCATCAACATGAAAATTATTTTAAGCGCCTTCATCTATTTATTTAGTTCTGTGATACTTATAGCTCAGACTAAATCTATAGAGGTTAAAGACGCACAAACCAAAGAAACCCTTTCCGGGGTTTACGCTATCGATCAAAACAACAAT
It contains:
- the nosZ gene encoding Sec-dependent nitrous-oxide reductase, encoding MKTIQKLLLGLGAGLLLIGCGNNSKSDSGAMASSNAEKVYIAPGEHDEFYAFMSGGYSGNLTVYGLPSGRMFKEIPVFSQFPTNGYGYSEETKAMLNTSYGFVPWGDSHHPDISQTNGKLDGRWIFINENNTPRIARISLETFETEEIIEIPNSAGNHASSYVTENTEYVVAGTRFAVPNPQKDMPIDEMKGEFKGPLTFIKVDPEHGHMEIDFQINMPGFNYDLSHPGRDKSHGWFFFTSYNTEEAHSMLEVNASQNDKDFIAAVNWMKIKEYVENGGGTEVAGTYAHNIYDESTMMATTEMKEGVTSVDPRDVPGAVYYMPVPKSPHGIDVNPTGEYIIGNGKLSTQLSVYSFAKIEEAIKNKDFDGDAYGIPILKFESVLEGVVDSGGLGPLHTEFDGKGYGYTSFFISSEVVKWEVGTWKVVDRQPSFYSVGHLTIPGGNSREPFGKYMFSMNKITKDRYLPTGPELEHSAQLYDISGDKMQLLLDFPTHGEPHYAAAIPADLIKSKSKKYYDLEENNHKYAAKNESEGRVERKGNEVHIYTTTVRSHFSPDNIEGVKVGDKVYFHVTNLEQDFDVPHGFAMIGANTSEILVMPGQTKTIIWEPKREGVWPFYCTDFCSALHQEMQGYVRVSAKNSDTKLRWSLDDEWKE
- a CDS encoding nitrous oxide reductase accessory protein NosL codes for the protein MNKYIILTFIFISITACDKSAKPINYGEDQCDFCSMGIVQKTHAAQLVTEKGKQHKFDAIECMVNFVKDKSGKFNNATLLVVNYNQPGKMILAESASYLISKNLPSPMGAYLTAFASVSDAEAAQEKLKGEIYQWDNLKKVIKKDIHKIH
- a CDS encoding nitrous oxide reductase family maturation protein NosD — its product is MKFSLFIFCFISALNYAPAQNRTIEVCAKDCEFSSIQKAVNQAQANDSIFIQKGIYKEHNIFINKKSLHLYGEEGSVIDSEYKGYGFKVEATDFSITDLTIKNIEVSYTSDYAAIYLFRCFDFKLKNITLRNAFFGFLIEKSRNGFVLQNDISGTGDSEASSGNAIHLWDSKEIEVRDNHVYNMRDGIYIEFGSNNIFDNNDSHDNMRYGLHFMFSNDNRYSNNSFRNNSAGVAVMFSKRIVMYNNVFKKNWGTASYGLLLKEINDAEIYNNTFEDNTVGITTDGSTRITYRENDFINNGYAVIFIGGSYQNNFIKNNFLYNNFDLSYSGGLNDNSFDNNFWSDYTGYDLDKDGYGDVPYRPVKLFSYLVNNTPESIILLRSLFIDIINFSEKVTPIFTPENLTDQNPLMRKVQW
- a CDS encoding ABC transporter ATP-binding protein, whose amino-acid sequence is MVEFKDIHKRFDKNDVLTGIHLSIQKGKTTAILGPNGSGKTTLIKILLGMSHANKGEVFVDESNIKNNWSYRKYIDYLPQIANFPGNIKVKEIIAMIKDLRSQPTRDEELIEYFELTPYLNIKLSHLSGGYKQKVNLVLSLMFDSPFIILDEPTSGLDPVSLIKLKELLKKEQASGKTILITSHIMSFVEEISDHISFILDGKVYFDGSIKELKSTTDETHFEYAIANLLKNHHA
- the ric gene encoding iron-sulfur cluster repair di-iron protein — translated: MVSIKDKTVAELVSENINTAHVFKKHGIDFCCGGGISISRACKKNQVKLDVLLNDLQNLEDKGRTYDYKKWNLHFLAQHIQNVHHSYVEDSIPLLIQYSNKVASVHSKTNPELIQIKKLFAEVANELSQHLRKEELILFPFIAKMEAAFKKGEKVERPHFGTIENPIAMMEDEHEAAGDKFKEIADLTNNYTLPPHACNTYKALYHKLEEFENDLHLHIHLENNILFPKALAMEKETLS
- a CDS encoding hemerythrin domain-containing protein; this translates as MSNPPIKRHKALRNLSREHHDGLIFALRLQKGVAKRADLQSMEEYATWFWENHLLPHFQLEEERLFPMLKGEYELVRDAIVQHQDLKVLFQIQQKTHADFKRIYELLQKHIRLEERELFNLIQSTLSEQQLAIYEKIHKRQESCALWQKPFWS
- a CDS encoding group III truncated hemoglobin; protein product: MKHDLKTREDVSKLVHHFYEKIRQNKDIGHFFNESILDWDDHLEKLTDFWETNLFFKQKYKGNPKLAHQRVDKHFNGSIEQKHFGIWLNLWFETIDQYFEGELADRAKNNARKMASHIFMNIYMDRNTIC
- a CDS encoding Crp/Fnr family transcriptional regulator, whose protein sequence is MNNFNRDGKEFIQGIFYPDQSFGEPPLFADVGYPAGAETITDVEIFRLPKDDFFDLLNKHPEAHFKISEVLASRLYYKAIMASEISSQDPEHRIVRLLDYTKTHIHKLDPKDVLEVDLTRQQIADLTGLRVETVIRACKALEKKGKIQIKARKILR